A genomic window from Engraulis encrasicolus isolate BLACKSEA-1 chromosome 14, IST_EnEncr_1.0, whole genome shotgun sequence includes:
- the LOC134462729 gene encoding ATPase family AAA domain-containing protein 3-like: MSWLFGLNRGQPEPPPEMPQPPPPPPPAGGSGGSGGSGERPKDKWSNFDPTGLERAAKAAKDLDSSRHAKEALDLARMQEQSVQMEHQTKIKEYEAAVEQLRGDQVRVQAEEKRKTMQEETRQHQARAQYQDKLARQRYDDQLRQQQAINEENLRKQEESVQKQEAMRKATIEHEMQLRHKNEMMRVEAESKARAKVERENADIIREQIRLKAAEHRQTVLESIRTAGAVFGEGFRAFVSDWDKVTASVAGLTLLAVGVYSARNATGVAGRYIEARLGKPSLVRETSRITVAEAIKHPIKVSKRMSSKPQDALEGVVLSPVLEERVRDIAIATRNTRENRGLYRNILMYGPPGTGKTLFAKKLAMHSGMDYAIMTGGDVAPMGREGVTAMHKVFDWANTSRRGLLLFVDEADAFLRKRSTEKISEDLRATLNAFLYRTGEQSNKFMLVLASNQPEQFDWAINDRIDEIVNFALPGLEERERLVRLYFDRYVLEPATGGKQRLKLAQFDYGQKCSDIAQRAEGMSGREISKLGVAWQAAAYSSEDGVLTEAMIDARVDEAVRQHRQKMDWLHTEASGEGVDGSAVPGGVDPGKIGFTLPHGAPPPPPQAFSGSLLKAYPPFRNLSRSLWTGTKSKAPPPTEGTYRV, from the exons ATGTCTTGGCTGTTCGGTCTTAACAGAGGGCAGCCCGAGCCTCCTCCGGAGATGCCTCaaccgcctcctccacctccaccggcCGGAGGATCCGGAGGATCAGGTGGATCGGGCGAAAGACCCAAGGACAAATGGAGCAACTTCGATCCAACGGGACTGGAACGTGCTGCCAAAGCAGCCAAAGATCTGGACTCTTCAA GACATGCCAAAGAGGCTCTGGACTTGGCCCGCATGCAGGAGCAGTCGGTTCAAATGGAACATCAGACCAAAATTAAG GAGTATGAGGCGGCTGTGGAGCAGCTGAGGGGAGACCAGGTGCGGGTCCaggcggaggagaagaggaagaccaTGCAGGAGGAGACCAGACAGCACCAGGCT CGGGCACAGTACCAGGACAAGCTGGCAAGGCAGAGGTATGATGATCAGCTACGACAGCAG CAAGCAATCAATGAAGAAAATCTACGCAAGCAGGAGGAGTCTGTTCAGAAGCAGGAGGCGATGAGGAAAG CTACCATCGAGCACGAGATGCAGCTACGCCACAAGAACGAGATGATGCGCGTGGAGGCGGAGTCTAAAGCCCGGGCCAAGGTGGAGCGCGAGAACGCTGACATCATCCGCGAGCAGATCCGTCTGAAGGCCGCGGAGCACCGGCAGACCGTCCTGGAGAGCATACG AACTGCTGGGGCGGTGTTTGGAGAAGGGTTCCGGGCCTTTGTGTCTGACTGGGACAAAGTAACGGCCTCG GTGGCAGGACTGACCCTGTTGGCTGTGGGTGTGTATTCGGCCAGGAACGCCACAGGGGTGGCAGGGCGCTACATCGAGGCGCGTCTCGGGAAGCCCTCGCTGGTGCGCGAGACGTCTCGAATCACTGTGGCTGAGGCAATCAAGCACCCAATCAAG gtgtccAAGCGGATGAGCAGTAAGCCTCAAGATGCTCTGGAGGGGGTTGTTCTTAGT cctgtTTTGGAGGAGCGCGTTCGTGATATTGCCATAGCAACAAGGAACACTCGGGAGAACCGTGGGCTGTACCGCAACATCCTCATGTACGGCCCGCCTGGCACTGGCAAGACCCTCTTCGCCAAA AAACTGGCAATGCACTCTGGGATGGACTATGCCATCATGACGGGCGGTGATGTGGCACCTATGGGCCGTGAGGGGGTGACGGCCATGCACAAAGTCTTTGACTGGGCCAACACCAGCCGACGAGG CCTTCTGCTGTTTGTCGATGAAGCTGACGCATTCCTCCGAAAAAGATCCACT GAGAAAATCAGTGAGGATCTGAGAGCTACTCTAAATGCATTCCTGTATCGCACTGGAGAACAGAGCAACAA GTTCATGCTGGTGCTGGCCAGTAATCAGCCGGAGCAGTTTGACTGGGCCATCAACGACCGAATAGACGAGATTGTGAACTTTGCCCTGCCCGgcctggaggagagggagaggctggTGCGCCTCTACTTTGACCGATATGTACTGGAGCCCGCCACTGGGGGGAAACA GAGACTGAAGCTGGCCCAGTTTGACTACGGCCAGAAGTGCTCGGACATCGCCCAGCGCGCGGAGGGCATGTCTGGCAGAGAGATCTCCAAACTTGGCGTGGCCTGgcag GCCGCGGCATACTCCTCCGAGGACGGCGTGCTGACTGAGGCCATGATTGACGCGCGGGTGGACGAGGCGGTGAGGCAGCACCGGCAGAAGATGGACTGGCTCCACACCGAGGCCTCGGGGGAGGGGGTGGACGGCAGTGCCGTGCCAGGCGGGGTGGACCCTGGCAAGATTGGCTTCACCCTGCCCCATGgcgcaccaccgccaccaccacaggCCTTCTCTGGGAGCCTTCTAAAGGCATACCCCCCCTTCAGGAACTTGAGTCGTAGTCTTTGGACCGGGACCAAATCAAAAGCACCGCCTCCTACGGAAGGCACTTACAGGGTGTAA